Proteins co-encoded in one Paraburkholderia edwinii genomic window:
- a CDS encoding sensor histidine kinase, with translation MREAQSGSQQETKSRGDKDELNSPLNRVARLHAEDRLSHGFSIDDVVAEFRSLRATVLRRWQKTSPAGTAAFQEMIRFNEAIDQVLAESVRHYAHRTERIRDLFAGVLAHDLRSPLGAILNAGEVLLHDEGLSSGGAKAVAFVQRGAMRMKQMIDDLLIFTRTRLGDALPVSFTPQDMGRICRDAADEVRASYPNAHIELRLAGELRGRWDGSRLSQLLANLLTNAVRYGAGPIVVEAAGHDGQVTLVVSNEGNPIPERAMPTLFDPLTRAGPADRRGTAAGMGLGLYICRCIASAHQGTIGVASSENGTSFTVRLPCSPA, from the coding sequence TTGCGTGAGGCGCAGAGCGGCTCGCAGCAGGAAACCAAATCGCGCGGCGACAAGGACGAGCTGAATTCCCCCTTGAACCGGGTCGCGCGTCTGCACGCGGAGGATCGCCTGTCGCACGGTTTCAGCATCGACGATGTGGTTGCCGAGTTCCGTTCCCTGCGCGCGACGGTGCTGCGCCGCTGGCAGAAAACGTCGCCCGCCGGTACCGCGGCGTTCCAGGAGATGATCCGGTTCAACGAGGCGATCGACCAGGTGCTTGCCGAGTCGGTGCGTCACTACGCACACCGCACTGAGCGTATCCGCGACCTGTTCGCTGGCGTCCTGGCCCATGACCTGCGCTCGCCACTGGGCGCAATACTCAATGCCGGCGAAGTACTCTTACACGACGAGGGTCTCTCTTCTGGCGGCGCGAAGGCGGTGGCCTTTGTTCAGCGCGGCGCGATGCGGATGAAACAGATGATCGACGATCTGCTCATCTTCACGCGCACCCGGCTGGGCGACGCGCTGCCGGTCAGTTTCACACCGCAGGATATGGGGCGGATCTGTCGCGATGCGGCGGACGAAGTGCGCGCGTCCTACCCCAATGCCCATATCGAGCTGCGTCTGGCCGGTGAACTCCGGGGCAGGTGGGACGGTAGCCGGCTCAGCCAGTTGCTGGCCAATCTGCTGACGAACGCTGTGCGCTACGGAGCAGGTCCCATCGTTGTCGAAGCCGCCGGTCATGATGGCCAGGTGACCCTGGTCGTATCGAACGAAGGCAATCCGATCCCGGAACGTGCGATGCCCACGCTGTTCGATCCGCTGACCCGGGCGGGGCCGGCCGACCGGCGTGGTACGGCAGCAGGCATGGGGCTGGGCCTGTACATCTGCCGCTGCATTGCTAGCGCGCACCAGGGAACGATAGGGGTCGCCTCTTCAGAAAACGGCACTTCCTTTACCGTCCGCCTGCCATGCTCGCCCGCATGA
- a CDS encoding alpha/beta family hydrolase: protein MDDPESLSLALPDGTKVSALLRVPEGARALYVFAHGAGAGMQHAGMSSLADALAAVNVATLRYQFPYMERGSRRVDSPAVAHAAVQAAVAEARRRLPALPLFAGGRSYGGRMTSQAQAISPLDGVRGLAFVAFPLHPAGAPGVERARHLADVTVPMLFLQGTRDKLAELHLLRPVVKTLGPRATLHVVDDADHSFHVRASSGRTDAEVVLELARTMAAWFFAEDP from the coding sequence ATGGACGACCCAGAATCGCTTTCCTTGGCACTGCCCGACGGCACCAAGGTCTCTGCGCTCCTCCGAGTGCCGGAGGGCGCGCGAGCCCTGTATGTCTTCGCGCACGGTGCCGGGGCGGGCATGCAGCACGCCGGCATGTCGTCATTGGCCGACGCGCTTGCGGCTGTCAATGTCGCCACATTGCGCTACCAGTTTCCGTACATGGAGCGAGGCTCCAGGCGGGTGGACTCGCCGGCCGTGGCACATGCTGCCGTGCAGGCAGCCGTCGCGGAGGCCCGCCGGCGGCTGCCAGCCCTGCCGCTCTTCGCCGGCGGCAGGTCGTATGGCGGCCGCATGACGTCCCAGGCCCAGGCCATCTCCCCACTCGACGGCGTGCGTGGCCTCGCTTTCGTCGCGTTCCCGTTGCACCCGGCGGGCGCGCCCGGCGTGGAGCGGGCACGACACCTGGCGGATGTCACGGTGCCAATGCTCTTTCTGCAGGGCACGCGCGACAAGCTGGCAGAGCTTCACCTGCTGAGGCCGGTCGTCAAGACGCTGGGGCCACGCGCCACGCTGCATGTGGTGGACGACGCAGATCATTCGTTTCACGTGCGCGCGTCCTCCGGACGGACCGACGCGGAGGTCGTGCTCGAACTGGCACGGACGATGGCGGCGTGGTTCTTCGCCGAAGATCCGTGA